The following are encoded together in the Panicum virgatum strain AP13 chromosome 6K, P.virgatum_v5, whole genome shotgun sequence genome:
- the LOC120713361 gene encoding uncharacterized protein LOC120713361: protein MGRERCRYARSLPNGNRRSSSMQRVRSRELGKKLRLLLLVAVSLAIVSEVLNNHYCSSPTLYKPEGNLLKTSGRAPVHFFYSSSLSRFSLSPPSALTPIGDFDRAHLDTQRGIGAGLKWRSYPGRRLEQQESGGVEGAGEECRKRRSDSSSISWLGIWQSRIRIEVSDSTYLSLPVAEIPVPLFVSDFFCGFWLQGDINISPRALPVLLCNLVGGKHRVRFLAHEGFVAVSAREKNCTRVYLNNGRQVLKPEAEPMVGLEGLQPLLPPLD, encoded by the exons ATGGGGAGGGAAAGGTGCAGGTATGCCCGAAGCTTGCCCAACGGCAACAGGAGGTCCAGCAGCATGCAGCGCGTCCGCTCCCGGGAGCTCGGCAAGAAGCTCCGCCTTCTATTGTTGGTGGCTGTGTCGCT TGCTATTGTTAGTGAAGTTCTGAACAACCACTATTGC TCTAGTCCCACCTTATACAAACCAGAGGGAAATTTATTGAAAACATCGGGTCGCGCGCCTGTTCATTTCTTCTACTCATCTTCTCTCTCTagattttctctctctcctccatctGCTCTCACACCCATCGGCGATTTTGACCGCGCGCATCTGGACACGCAGCGGGGAATCGGCGCGGGGTTGAAGTGGAGATCATACCCAG GTCGTCGCCTCGAGCAGCAGGAATCCGGAGGGGTGGAGGGGGCGGGGGAGGAGTGCAGGAAACGCAGATCAGATAG cagcagcatctcgtGGCTCGGAATCTGGCAGAGCAGAATCAGAATTGAGGTCAGCGATTCCACATACCTCTCCCTTCCTGTAGCTGAAATCCCCGTCCCCCTTTTTGTCTCTGATTTTTTCTGTGGTTTTTGGTTGCAAGGAGACATCAACATCTCCCCACGCGCTCTGCCTGTGCTCCTCTGCAATCTGGTGGGGGGAAAGCACAGGGTCAG ATTTCTAGCACATGAAGGTTTTGTTGCGGTCTCTGCCAGAGAAAAAAATTGCACACGG GTCTACTTAAACAACGGCAGGCAAGTACTCAAACCAGAGGCGGAGCCAATGGTGGGTCTGGAAGGACTCCAGCCTCTCCTACCGCCATTGGACTAA